In a single window of the Amycolatopsis sp. cg5 genome:
- a CDS encoding DUF3558 family protein — MTSLLKVRVRLAIVVMAGAALTACSTQTPGTADPVATNSPSPSSSQVSNVFGDLKACELLDKAMASSSNQGFSPSTPEKAGGSNSCETEKSGYGEIGLSLHTGLGIKDLKEDPAKVHDGDVNGRPAVQIRDGIGAKGNCEIGMAVGEKNRAYMAAVLNTGSTDEACDFAMSVAKKVEPFLPKGN, encoded by the coding sequence ATGACTTCGTTATTGAAGGTGCGCGTTCGACTGGCGATCGTCGTGATGGCCGGTGCCGCGTTGACGGCCTGCTCTACGCAAACGCCGGGCACCGCCGACCCTGTGGCCACCAATTCGCCTTCACCATCGTCGTCTCAGGTGTCGAATGTCTTCGGTGATCTGAAGGCCTGTGAGCTCCTGGACAAGGCCATGGCTTCGAGCAGTAACCAGGGTTTTTCGCCAAGTACTCCGGAGAAGGCCGGCGGCTCCAACTCTTGCGAGACGGAGAAATCCGGGTACGGAGAGATCGGTTTGTCCCTGCACACGGGGCTCGGTATCAAAGATCTCAAAGAAGATCCTGCCAAGGTTCATGACGGTGACGTCAATGGGCGCCCCGCCGTCCAAATTCGGGATGGCATCGGGGCGAAGGGGAACTGTGAGATCGGTATGGCGGTCGGCGAGAAGAATCGGGCTTACATGGCCGCTGTCCTGAACACGGGTTCCACGGATGAGGCTTGCGACTTCGCGATGTCGGTGGCCAAGAAGGTTGAGCCGTTTTTGCCTAAGGGGAACTGA
- a CDS encoding FdhF/YdeP family oxidoreductase has protein sequence MSSNAPENDVDESRLTVGKPKEWAAGIPGVAVSLTRGMEQMGAARTVRTLRLLNQREGFDCPGCAWPEPRQADGEHRHLAEFCENGAKAVAEEATKRRVGPSFFAEHSVEDLAGKTDYWLGQQGRLTEPMVLREGASHYAPISWDDAFSLVAGKLRELADPNEAIFYTSGRTSNEAAFLYQLLVRSFGTNNLPDCSNMCHESSGAALSATTGIGKGSVSLADIHHADLILVVGQNPGTNHPRMLSALEQAKAAGAKIIAVNPLPEAGLMRFKNPQKAKGVVGKGTPLADEFAQIRLGGDLAFFQAIGHLLLAQEEAAPGTVVDRAFVDASTEGFDDYAKQVRDLDWAAVDAATGLPREQIVRIARMIAESERTIYCWAMGLTQHKHAVPTIKEIANVALLRGMIGKPGAGLCPVRGHSNVQGDRTMGIWEKMPEKFMAGLEREFGIKVPRDHGLDTVDSIRAMRDGHGKVFFALGGNFASATPDSALTENALRSCELTVQVSTKLNRSHVVHGKTALILPTLGRTERDVQASGEQFVTVEDSMSAVHPSRGRLAPASASLRSEVAIVCGLASALLGDGHAVPWTSFAADYDLIRDRIAGVVPGCDDYNRRVREPDGFVLPHAPRDAREFNGTANGKANFTASPLEFPAIPDGRLLLQTLRSHDQYNTTIYGLSDRYRGIEDGRRVVFVNPADLTSLGFEDGELVDLISEWRDTERRAESFRIVSYPTAPGCAAAYFPEANALVALDSVADTSNTPVSKAIVIRLAHRG, from the coding sequence GTGAGCAGCAACGCGCCTGAGAACGACGTCGACGAGAGCCGCCTCACGGTCGGCAAGCCGAAGGAGTGGGCGGCGGGCATCCCCGGTGTCGCCGTCTCGCTGACCCGCGGCATGGAACAGATGGGCGCGGCGCGCACCGTCCGCACGCTGCGCCTGCTCAACCAGCGCGAGGGCTTCGACTGCCCCGGCTGCGCGTGGCCGGAGCCGAGGCAGGCCGACGGCGAGCACCGGCACCTCGCCGAGTTCTGCGAGAACGGCGCCAAGGCCGTCGCCGAAGAGGCCACCAAGCGGCGCGTCGGGCCGTCGTTCTTCGCCGAGCACTCGGTCGAGGATCTCGCGGGCAAGACCGACTACTGGCTCGGCCAGCAGGGACGGCTCACCGAGCCGATGGTGCTGCGCGAAGGCGCGTCGCACTACGCGCCGATCTCGTGGGACGACGCGTTCTCGCTCGTGGCCGGGAAGCTGCGCGAGCTGGCCGACCCGAACGAGGCGATCTTCTACACCTCGGGCCGCACGAGCAACGAGGCCGCGTTCCTGTACCAGCTGCTCGTCCGCTCGTTCGGGACGAACAACCTGCCCGACTGTTCCAACATGTGTCACGAGTCGTCCGGCGCGGCGCTGTCGGCGACGACCGGTATCGGCAAGGGCTCGGTCAGCCTGGCCGACATCCACCACGCCGACCTGATCCTGGTGGTCGGCCAGAACCCGGGCACCAACCATCCGCGCATGCTGTCGGCGCTGGAGCAGGCGAAGGCGGCGGGCGCGAAGATCATCGCGGTCAACCCGTTGCCGGAGGCCGGGCTGATGCGGTTCAAGAACCCGCAGAAGGCCAAGGGCGTGGTCGGCAAGGGCACCCCACTGGCCGACGAGTTCGCCCAGATCCGCCTCGGCGGCGACCTGGCGTTCTTCCAGGCAATCGGTCATCTGCTGCTGGCACAGGAGGAAGCCGCGCCCGGCACGGTGGTCGACCGCGCGTTCGTCGACGCCTCGACCGAGGGTTTCGACGACTACGCCAAGCAGGTCCGCGACCTCGACTGGGCCGCGGTCGACGCGGCCACCGGCCTGCCGCGCGAGCAGATCGTGCGCATCGCGCGGATGATCGCCGAGTCGGAGCGCACGATCTACTGCTGGGCGATGGGCCTGACCCAGCACAAGCACGCGGTGCCGACGATCAAGGAGATCGCGAATGTGGCGCTGCTGCGCGGGATGATCGGCAAGCCGGGCGCGGGCCTGTGCCCGGTGCGCGGCCACTCCAACGTGCAGGGCGACCGCACGATGGGCATCTGGGAGAAGATGCCGGAGAAGTTCATGGCCGGTCTCGAACGCGAATTCGGCATCAAGGTGCCCCGTGATCATGGCCTGGACACCGTCGACTCGATCCGCGCGATGCGCGACGGCCACGGCAAGGTCTTCTTCGCGCTGGGCGGCAATTTCGCTTCCGCCACCCCGGATTCCGCGCTGACCGAGAACGCGCTGCGCTCCTGCGAGCTGACCGTGCAGGTGTCGACGAAGCTCAACCGTTCCCATGTCGTGCACGGAAAGACGGCCTTGATCCTGCCGACACTCGGCCGCACCGAGCGCGACGTGCAGGCCTCGGGTGAGCAGTTCGTGACAGTCGAAGACTCGATGTCCGCTGTGCACCCGTCACGTGGCCGCCTCGCACCGGCGAGCGCGTCGCTGCGGTCGGAGGTCGCGATCGTCTGCGGTCTCGCCTCCGCGCTGCTGGGCGACGGCCACGCGGTCCCGTGGACCTCGTTCGCGGCCGACTACGACCTGATCCGCGACCGCATCGCGGGCGTCGTACCCGGCTGCGACGACTACAACCGCCGCGTCCGCGAACCGGACGGTTTCGTGCTCCCGCACGCGCCACGCGACGCGCGCGAGTTCAACGGAACGGCCAACGGCAAGGCCAACTTCACGGCGTCCCCGCTGGAGTTCCCCGCCATCCCCGACGGCCGGTTGCTGCTGCAGACCTTGCGCAGCCACGACCAGTACAACACCACCATCTACGGCTTGTCCGACCGCTACCGCGGCATCGAAGACGGCCGCCGCGTCGTCTTCGTGAACCCCGCGGACCTCACTTCGCTGGGCTTCGAGGACGGCGAACTCGTCGACCTGATCTCGGAGTGGCGCGACACCGAGCGTCGCGCGGAGTCCTTTCGGATCGTGTCGTACCCGACGGCGCCCGGTTGCGCGGCGGCGTACTTCCCCGAGGCGAACGCGTTGGTGGCACTGGATTCCGTGGCCGACACGTCGAACACCCCGGTCTCGAAGGCCATTGTCATCCGACTGGCGCATCGCGGCTGA